AACTATCCCGAAGCGCATATTACCCCCGAGGAATCCAGAAAGGGCATCCCCGGTCGCAAGTTTGTAATGGTGATTGACCTGTCCAAATGCAAAAATGCACGGACCTGTGTGGAGAGTTGCCAGAAAGCACATCATCTGGACTACAATGAGGAGTACATGAAGATACTTTTGCTTCAAGATCATGAGGAAGCCGATCCCTACTGGTTTCCAAAACCTTGCTACCATTGTGATGAACCCCCTTGTGTCACCGTATGTCCCACTGGAGCTACGTTTAAGCGGGACGACGGTATTGTACTGATTGATAATGAGCGTTGTATTGGGTGTAAGTTTTGCGTCACCAGTTGCCCCTATTCCGTTCGCCAGTTCCATTGGAGCCACAAACCGAAGTTTGACAACACGGATTTGCCCTATTCTCCTGAAACCAGTGTTCCCGGGGAAGTGGGCACCGTGATGAAGTGTGATTTTTGTCCAGACATGATCCGGCAGGGGAAATTGCCGCATTGCGTAAGCTCCTGCCCAATGGGTGTCATTTATTTTGGGGACAAAAATGAGGATATGGTCACCAATGGGGAAGAGACCGTACGGTTCTCTGAATTGATCAACGATCGGGGCGGATACCGCTACCTGGAACATCTAGGTACCAAGCCCAATGTATACTATCTGCCCCCAGTTGATAGACAGTTTCCATTGGAACGTGGATTTGATGTGGACGAGGAGATTATTGAGCGCTACAAGGACGTGCCCTATGTGCAGGATATGAAAGAAAAAGGAAAGATTTAACGTAAAAATATGGACATCGCCATACGAAAAAAGGAATTGGTAAAGGAGTTCTCGCCAATGCTGCTAAAACCAAGCAAATGGTCCAAAATATGGATGGCCATTTTAGTGGTATTCATTCTATATGGGCTAGTGGCACTTGTGGTACAGTTGACCAAGGGACAAGTGGTTACCGGTATGCGGGATAATGTGGTCTGGGGCATTTATACCATTAACTTCATTTTTTTCCTATGTCTCAGTTATTCAGGGGCATTTGCTTCCGGGGTTTTGCATTTTTTCAATACCCCATGGAAAAATGCCGTCTCCAGGATAGTGGAAATCATTACCGTAGTATCCCTGATCGTTGGACCCATATTTATTATTTTGTGTATGGCCAGATTGGATAGGCTACACTATCTGTTCCTATACCCAAGGATCCAGTCCCCCATTACCTGGGACGTCATAGCCATTACTACGGATCTAATAGGGTGCCTTCTTTATCTATACCTCACCTTTATTCCAGATTTTGCTATCCTCAGGGACAATAGTGAAGGCTTGCCAAAATGGAGAAAAAAGCTTTATACCTCATTGGCCATTGGATACCAGGATACCCCTGCACAACGAAGAAGGCTGCACAAAATTACCAAGATCATGTCCGCCATGGTCATTGCCCTGGCCATTGTTACCTATTCGGTCTTGGCATGGATATTTAGCCTAACGCTACAACCTGGTTGGAACAGTACCATCTTTGCCCCGTATTTCATTGTGGCCGGCCTTTATTCCGGTGTAGGGGTCGTTATCATTGCCATGTATTTGATCCGTAAATACTTTAAGCTTGAACATTATATCCGAAAAGCCCATTTTTTGAGTGCGGGAGTAATCTTACTGATTACCGCATTACTGTACGGTTACTTTACCTTCAGTGAGTATTTTGCGCGATGGTTCAGCCATAAAACACACGATGCCAATCTGTTGGAAACGTTGTTCAACGACTACTTCTGGATGTTCATCCTTGCCAATTATATTGGCATATTGGTCCCTATTGCAATTGTGTTCTTTAAAAAACTCAGAACCATAAAGACCATCACTTTTGCAGCGGTCATCGCTGTAGTAGGATTGTGGTTCAATCGCTATTTGATCGTGGTACCCACTCAGGAAACACCCTATTTACCCATACAAGATACCCGGTCTGAATTTGTCCATTACTCCGCAACTTGGGTAGAATGGGCCTTAAGTTTCGCAGGGGTTGCGGCATTTGTCCTGTTCTTTATGCTTTTGATGCGATTGGTGCCCATTATTCCCATGTCCGGAATCATCGATTATGAAAAGAAAGGAAAGGTAAGACGTGATGGATTAACTCAACAACAGCAGCCATGAAGTTCAATTTATCCACATATATCATATCCTTTTTGCTATTCGGTCTGTTTGTGGCACCGAACACCATGGCACAGGAAATCAATCTGCGTGATTACCGGATTCGGTTCCGTTTTAAAACCATAAAACAACCCGATCAGTCGCGAATGTTGGAAGCCAGCTTTATAGCGGCAAACAAGAAAGATAGAAAGGACAGGCTGCCCGTATATGGTGCCGAGATAAGCTTTTTTAATGTGTTGGAAGAAGAAAAGGTAGCGCTGGGTACGGCCAAAACCTCCAAAGAAGGTATTGCCCATATCATACTACCAAAGGATCAGTCGTATTTGACGGACAAAGAAGGTAAGTTTACCTTAAAGGCTGTTTTTGCGGGTACCGACGAAATGAAAAGGCAAGAGCGGGAAATTAGCACAAAAGATGTTCAGCTATCAGTGGAATTGGCAGAAAAGGACAGTGTGCAGACCGTTCAGGTCAATGCACATACTTTGGATAGCCTGGGGGTTGAAATCCCATTGGAAGAAGCCGATGTGATTGTTTCCGTACAGGGAATGCTCTCCAGAATGGTTATGGATGAAGGCACCATTGAGGACGGAACGTATGAATTTAAGATGCCTGGCGACCTTCCAGGGGATGTGGACGGGAATATGACCGTATTCGCCATCATTGAAGACCACGATGATTATGGTGATGTGGTCCAGAAAAAAACGGTGGAATGGAAAGTTCCGAATAGTTCGAATCAGGAAGATGAAAACAGTTTGTGGTCCGAAGTGGCCCCCATTTGGATGTATGTAGTACTGACCATTTTATTGGTCGGTATTTGGGGCAATTTCGCATATACAATCACCAACCTGTTCAAAATAAAAAAAGAAGGGCAAAAGTTGAAAACGGAGCCCATGAAGTAAAGATATGGCCCATCAACAACTCGCGGGTCCGCCTATTGGCAAAGAGTTGGAATTAAAAAATAATACTATCAAAAATGAAAACAGTTAGATTATTGGCAATTATCGGATTGGTATCATTCCTATTCCATTCGTTCGCTTATGACGATTATCAAGAGGAGTGGGACATCCCTGAAGAGTACCTAAGCATGACAAATCCTACCGATCCCACAGTGGACCTGGATATTGGAAAATCCCTTTACAACAAACACTGTAAGTCCTGCCACGGCAAAGAAGGCTATGGAGATGGCCCAAAAGCCGATGAGGTGGAGGGATTTTTGGGAGATTTTTCCACAGCGGAATTTCATGCCCAATCAGATGGGGTCATTTTTTACAAGAGTTACATTGGTAGGGATGACATGCCAAATTATGAGAAAAAGATTCCCGATGAGGAAGATATGTGGTTGGTCATCAACTACATGAAGACCCTATTGGAGGAATAATGCAGATTTGACCCATCCCTTTGCCCAGATGGGCATTGGGTGAGTACCAAAAAGACCCAGAATGGGTATCGGCAAGGTCTGGATTGTAATAAAGTATTGATGTATTATGGATAAATCACTTCGTTATATCAGCATTTCGCACAAAACTGCTTCGGTGGCAGAACGGGAGGTCTTCCATATTCCAAAAGAGGAAAAGAAAGATTTGGTGGACCGTATCCTAAAAACCTTTCCTGATATTTCGGGATTATTGCTTTTGGTCACTTGTAATCGTACCGAGATATATTTTGAATCGGTGACCACCCCGGCCATGGCAATGCGCAATTTCCTGGTTAGGTCCAAAATTTCAAATGACCGCGCGAAGGCTTCACAATTGTTCAGGTGTGGCAATGCCACCAACAAAACGGTCAGGCACCTATTGGAGGTTTCTTCGGGACTTGCCTCATCGGTGTTGGGCGATGTGGAGATTGTGCATCAGATAAAAAAGGCCTATCATTTTTCGATGGAACTCAACCTTCAGGGTTCGCTATTGGAAAGGGCCATGCAAACCGTGTTCAAAAGCCATAAACGTATCAGTAATGAAACACTCTTTAGGGACGGGACCACGTCAATAGCCTATAAAGCACTCAAAGTCATAAACCACACGTTTGACAAGGCTTTTGCAAAAGAAAAGAAAGTACTTTTCATAGGAGCGGGGGACATTGTGGTGCAACTGTTCAAGTATAATTCCAAATTCAACTTTAAAAACATATACGTCAGTAATCGTACAGAAGCCAAAGCAATTGCTTTGGCAAAAAGACATCGTGCCAAAATATATGGTTGGGACAAGGTGTTAAAAAACGATTTTCAAGGTTTTGATGTTATTGTTGGTGCGGCCAGCAACTGCCATGACCTAGTGAAAAAAATACCTGTTGCGGCAACGAATCCAATACTTCTAATTGATTTGGCGGTACCGTGCAATATCAATAAGGACCTATCCCGCAACAAAAATGTTTTGCTCCATGATTTGGAGACCATTTCCATGGACCTGGAGGATACCAAGGAAAAAAGGATGGCCGCAATCGGAAAGGTGGGTGAAATCATTGCCGAAGAACTTTTAGCCTATAGCGAATGGCTTCAAAGGGCACCATTAAGGGCGTTTTTGGCAGAGTACAAGATTCTTGTCAATCAAAAGGTGATGGATTATTTTGAAGCTGGATCGGAAAACTATGATCCGTTGGTTGTCAAAACGGTTACCGATCGCATCATACGAAAAGTAAAGAAGCGAACGGACCCGTCAATCTCCTTTGAGGAAATGGATACGGTCATTGCGGAACAGGTGTCCTTTTTGTAACAATGTTCAGCTTATCCAACCAGGTTGGCCAGGCATACCGGAGCTTACCAAAAAAGAAGAAAACCATGATTTCAAAATTCAAATACGTATCGCTGATCTTAGGTGCTACCATAGTTATGACAGCTTGCAATGGTGGCCCAAAAGTTATTGAACCTACCACCAAAACAGCGGAATCTTCCAATTTGTCCACGGAACAGGGACATCATAATGATACTTTGTCCGAGACCAAACTACATGCCGTGGTGGTACAGGAGATGCTTCCCACAGCAAGATATGTATACCTCAAAGTGAAGGAAGGTCAGGAAGAGTTTTGGATTGCAGCGGAAAAAAGGGATGTCAAAAAAGGGGAAACCTATTTCTATAGGGGAGGATTGTTAAAAACGGATTTTGAAAGCAAGGAATACAATAGGATATTCAAAGAAATATATCTGGTCTCCAATTTAGTATCCGAAGAGCGCCATGCAACCTTGACCAAAGCTACGCCCAAAGGTAATTCCGTTAAGGAAAAAGTTATGGCAACGAAAGAGGACATTCCAACCCATACGAATAAGGAGATTACACATAAGGGACTTGTTACCATAGCCGAACTGGCAAAAGACCCTGGGAAATACGAGGGGCATTCCGTAGAAATAAGGGGTACCTGCGTAAAGATAAATCCCGGTATTTTGGGCCGTAACTGGCTACACTTACAAGATGGGAGCAAAGACGATTTTGATTTGGTCGTTACCTCCAACGCCTTGGTACCAAAAGGTGCGGAAGTCACCATTCAAGCCGTCGTGGCACTAAATAAGGACTTCGGTTCCGGGTACACCTACGAGCTGCTTCTTGAAAATGGAACCTTGGTAGAGTAACAGGTGATTCCCCCTGTATACTCCCTTATACGATTGGAGGTTCCCCATCAATAGCACTATCATCCTGGGAAGCGAAACAACTTCGTCCTTCCACGCAGTGCATGGGAGATACCAAGCCATTATCAGGGCCAACCCCTCCCGAAGAAGTAATGCACCAGCAAATGGTATTGGCATCATCCAATAAAAGCCATGGGTTTTCCCCGCCCTCCATCATACCATATGGATTTCTGGCCCTTAGGAACTTACAGATGTTTTTTTTATTCGGATTGCCATTTTCCATACCTAAGAAATTTCCATAATGGTTTGCTTGATTGTAGATATAAATAAGGGCACTTTATAATCATTTTTAGAAAGTGGGCGTGCCTTCGCCATAGCAGCTTCTGCTGCAGCCTTGGCATTTTCATCGGTAATGGTCTTATTCTCCATGGCCTGCTGGGCCTCAAGGGAGCGATAGGGCACGGGAGCTGCGGCCCCCAAAACGATATTGGCCGATTTACAGGTATTTCCCGAAACCTCCATAACCACCGCCACATCTGCCAATGACCAGTCGTACGATTCACGTGCCACCTGCTTAATGTATGCACTTTTGGTGTTCTTTGAGGGGGTTGGAAGAATGATTTCGGTAATAATCTCCTTTGGCTTCAGGATATTCTCCATAGCAATATCCTCGCCTGCGGAAACAAAGAAATCATCCATTTGGACGGTTTTCTGTTGTCCTTCCGCATTTACAATGACCACACTGGCATTAAAGGCCATAAGGGCAGTAGCTATGGAAGATGCATGGACACTAACGCAGGATCCGTTATCCAATATGGCGTGATTTTCGTTTTCCCCAGTTTTTGAATGGCGGGCAAAACACCGATCACCTCCCTTACGAAAGCAATCATGATCGGCAGAACGAAAATACCAGCAGCGATTACGTTGTGCGATATTTCCACCCAAAGTGGACATATTGCGCAATTGGGGAGTAGCGGCATGGTTTACGGCCAGATGCAGTGCCAGATACCTGGTTTTGATTTCTGGATGTGATGCGATTTCCCCTAAGGTTACGTTAGACCCCATACGCAATCCTTCTTTGCGGTCATAACTGATTTTATCAAGACCGGGAATATTCCGGATATTGACAATTTTTTGTGGTTTCAACAAGCCTTGCTTCACCCAATCGAATACATCAATGCCTCCGGATTTAAACACGGCAGCTTCATCGGTAGCTTCATAGAGCTCGTCAGATAAGGTCGAATTGACCTGCTGTAGGGCATCTTCGACGGACTTTGCTTCGTACCAACTAAATTTGTTCATGGTTTCGTATTTAAGAGACGTTACGTAATGCTTTAAGAATACTTGACGGTGTAATGGGTATTTCATAGAGCCTGACCCCAATCGCGTTGTAAACGGCATTGGCAATTGCCGCAGCCGTAGCAATATTTGCAGGCTCCCCTATACCATAGGCGTCAGTTGAGGAACGCCCGGAATACTCTTCCACAATAATGGTTTCTATCTCGGGAATTTCCATGGAAAAGGGCACCTTATACTGATCTATATTGGCATTCATCATATGGCCCGTGCCGTTATCCATAACCCTATTTTCATAAAGTGCATAGGATACCCCTTGGATAACACCACCATTGATCTGACTTTCCAATTGACCGATATTAAGTGGTCTGCCACAACTGTGCGCCGCCACAATACGATCTACTTTTACGAATCCTGTTTCCGTGTTAACACTGACTTCCGCAAATTGTACCGATCCCAAATCACCGTAAGCCAGACCCCAAGGTTGCTGAAAACCACCATAATCATTCGTCCGGCTGGCAATTTTGCTGATTTGACTGGTACCCATCAACTTAGTCGCTTCTTTAAACGACATTTTTAAGTCCGTATTCGTTTTATGGCCTACTTGACCATTCTCGACATACAATTCCGATGAATCCGTTTCCCATTTTTTGGCCACAAGTTTTAATAAGGCCATTTTAGCTTCAAAAGCTGCGTTACGCGTGGGCGGGGTAATGGAACCCGTGACCACACTTCCACCGGAACCTGGTCCTACCGGGAAAAACGTATCCCCAATATTCACCTTAATATCTTTTACCTGTAGGCCCAACTCTTCTGCAACCACTTGGGCAAGAATGGTTTTTGTTCCTGTTCCTATGTCCTGGACACTTGACCTTACCTCTACACCTCCGCCTTTATGAATTTTGATTTCGACGGAAGAATCCAAGGTCACAAAGCGTGGCCATGTAGATTGACCTACTCCAAGTCCCTTCTTCACCACACCTTTGCTGCTTCCCGGGGGCTGACGACGGGACCACCCAAAAAGTTCGGCTCCCCTCTGGCGTTCTACCTTTCTTACTTCACTGGTGTCAATACGATCTCTATAACGTAAAGGGTCTAAATTCAGTTTTTCGGCCATTTCATCAATAGCCTGTTCCAATCCAAAAGCACCTTGCACATTACCCGGTGCCCTCCAAGCCGCTCCAGGCCCTGCATTGGTCAAAACGTCATATTGTTCGGTCGCAAAATTTGGGCAAGGGTAAAGGATTTGGGCAATACGGCCTACCCCAGCTCCAAGCCCCACTCCCGCCGTTCCGTGGGAACGCTGTTGGATTCCTGTTAAGGTACCGTCTTTTTTGGCCCCTATTTTTAGGTATTGTATGGAATTGGGACGATTGCCCTCCGCCAGATGTTCTTCTTTTCTATCCAGCATCAACCAAACGGGCCGACTCGTTTTTTTGGCCAGATTTGCAGCCATAGGCCCAAAACTTCCTGCACTGTGCTTGGCACCAAATCCACCACCCATAAATTCACAGATGACCCGTACCTTACTTTTGGGCAAATTAAAAACGCTTGCCATTTCATTCCTGACCGCGGCCGTATTTTGAGTGGAGGCATAGACCGTCATAACATCGGCACCCCAATCTACCACAACCCCATGGGTCTCCAAAGGCATATGTGTATGTACCTGTGTGCGATACGTTCTTTCCACTATAACATCCGCCTCATTGAAACCTTCTTCAAGGTTCCCTCTGGGTCCACCAAAAAAACTACTGGTGGATGGTCCCCTAACATTACCTTCCCCTTTGCTGCCATCATGCGTTTCACCAACATCGCCACCATCCTGCTGTTGGGTAATGGGCGCATCAAATACAATGGGGGCATTGATTTCCATAGCGGATTCCATATCTATGACAAAAGGTTTTTTCTCATAGTTGACTTTGATCAATGAAACGGCCTCTTTCGCTATTTCCAGGCTTTCAGCGGCGACACCTCCCAGCGGTTGGCCAACGTATTTCACCATCGGATACGTATTGGTGCCACTTTCCTGGCCTTCCTTTGGGGTATTTTCTATAAGGTGGATGGCATGTACGCCCGGCAGGGTACGTGCTTTGGATACATCTATCGATGAAATGGTGGCATGCGGCACATTTGAACGCAACATCTTGGCGTAGAGCATACCTGGTAATTTGATGTCCGAGGTATAAATTGCCTTACCGGTCACTTTTTCCAGGGCATCAATTCTTTTGACCCTTTTCCCAATCACCTTCAATTCGTCATTGACAGGCCATACCGGCGGTTCTTCAATAGGTATTTCCCGCTCTATTTCGCCCAAATTATGTCCT
The sequence above is a segment of the Muricauda sp. SCSIO 64092 genome. Coding sequences within it:
- a CDS encoding 4Fe-4S dicluster domain-containing protein; protein product: MKDDKTTQNGTNRRKFLKMGLLSGATTVAGASLLANLTSEEELKASGEKIRVLTPDGKMVEVDAESINNYPEAHITPEESRKGIPGRKFVMVIDLSKCKNARTCVESCQKAHHLDYNEEYMKILLLQDHEEADPYWFPKPCYHCDEPPCVTVCPTGATFKRDDGIVLIDNERCIGCKFCVTSCPYSVRQFHWSHKPKFDNTDLPYSPETSVPGEVGTVMKCDFCPDMIRQGKLPHCVSSCPMGVIYFGDKNEDMVTNGEETVRFSELINDRGGYRYLEHLGTKPNVYYLPPVDRQFPLERGFDVDEEIIERYKDVPYVQDMKEKGKI
- the nrfD gene encoding NrfD/PsrC family molybdoenzyme membrane anchor subunit: MDIAIRKKELVKEFSPMLLKPSKWSKIWMAILVVFILYGLVALVVQLTKGQVVTGMRDNVVWGIYTINFIFFLCLSYSGAFASGVLHFFNTPWKNAVSRIVEIITVVSLIVGPIFIILCMARLDRLHYLFLYPRIQSPITWDVIAITTDLIGCLLYLYLTFIPDFAILRDNSEGLPKWRKKLYTSLAIGYQDTPAQRRRLHKITKIMSAMVIALAIVTYSVLAWIFSLTLQPGWNSTIFAPYFIVAGLYSGVGVVIIAMYLIRKYFKLEHYIRKAHFLSAGVILLITALLYGYFTFSEYFARWFSHKTHDANLLETLFNDYFWMFILANYIGILVPIAIVFFKKLRTIKTITFAAVIAVVGLWFNRYLIVVPTQETPYLPIQDTRSEFVHYSATWVEWALSFAGVAAFVLFFMLLMRLVPIIPMSGIIDYEKKGKVRRDGLTQQQQP
- a CDS encoding c-type cytochrome gives rise to the protein MKTVRLLAIIGLVSFLFHSFAYDDYQEEWDIPEEYLSMTNPTDPTVDLDIGKSLYNKHCKSCHGKEGYGDGPKADEVEGFLGDFSTAEFHAQSDGVIFYKSYIGRDDMPNYEKKIPDEEDMWLVINYMKTLLEE
- a CDS encoding FAD binding domain-containing protein, producing MNKFSWYEAKSVEDALQQVNSTLSDELYEATDEAAVFKSGGIDVFDWVKQGLLKPQKIVNIRNIPGLDKISYDRKEGLRMGSNVTLGEIASHPEIKTRYLALHLAVNHAATPQLRNMSTLGGNIAQRNRCWYFRSADHDCFRKGGDRCFARHSKTGENENHAILDNGSCVSVHASSIATALMAFNASVVIVNAEGQQKTVQMDDFFVSAGEDIAMENILKPKEIITEIILPTPSKNTKSAYIKQVARESYDWSLADVAVVMEVSGNTCKSANIVLGAAAPVPYRSLEAQQAMENKTITDENAKAAAEAAMAKARPLSKNDYKVPLFISTIKQTIMEIS
- a CDS encoding xanthine dehydrogenase family protein molybdopterin-binding subunit; translation: MDTRKEKFPYGIPGHNLGEIEREIPIEEPPVWPVNDELKVIGKRVKRIDALEKVTGKAIYTSDIKLPGMLYAKMLRSNVPHATISSIDVSKARTLPGVHAIHLIENTPKEGQESGTNTYPMVKYVGQPLGGVAAESLEIAKEAVSLIKVNYEKKPFVIDMESAMEINAPIVFDAPITQQQDGGDVGETHDGSKGEGNVRGPSTSSFFGGPRGNLEEGFNEADVIVERTYRTQVHTHMPLETHGVVVDWGADVMTVYASTQNTAAVRNEMASVFNLPKSKVRVICEFMGGGFGAKHSAGSFGPMAANLAKKTSRPVWLMLDRKEEHLAEGNRPNSIQYLKIGAKKDGTLTGIQQRSHGTAGVGLGAGVGRIAQILYPCPNFATEQYDVLTNAGPGAAWRAPGNVQGAFGLEQAIDEMAEKLNLDPLRYRDRIDTSEVRKVERQRGAELFGWSRRQPPGSSKGVVKKGLGVGQSTWPRFVTLDSSVEIKIHKGGGVEVRSSVQDIGTGTKTILAQVVAEELGLQVKDIKVNIGDTFFPVGPGSGGSVVTGSITPPTRNAAFEAKMALLKLVAKKWETDSSELYVENGQVGHKTNTDLKMSFKEATKLMGTSQISKIASRTNDYGGFQQPWGLAYGDLGSVQFAEVSVNTETGFVKVDRIVAAHSCGRPLNIGQLESQINGGVIQGVSYALYENRVMDNGTGHMMNANIDQYKVPFSMEIPEIETIIVEEYSGRSSTDAYGIGEPANIATAAAIANAVYNAIGVRLYEIPITPSSILKALRNVS